In one Haloplanus salinus genomic region, the following are encoded:
- a CDS encoding sensor histidine kinase, with translation MSDPVPSERILQGVVDSISDSGVLLDSRGRVLDVLQNDRTADLFGRPPNEFVGDTLRDVLPAPHADQFHATIHDALESGDPRTLDRPMDVDRGERRLGGRVVPVGDNEPEHVLWLVEDASQRTQQPREGKLLDRIFDVSPIGLVVVDPSGDISRANERAERILGLERDEITERTYDQAEWNVTYDDGTPIPDDDHPVARVLETGESVLGFEHWIELPDGTKRWLSSHAAPILDGDGNVERVVVGIDDITRLKARKEQLEWLIKNEELANLGGWELDLETGTIQGMAGMNRLHGDDEYHMPVDDVVDLYHPDDCEQVRDAITTCREDGVPFELEVRRRTADGYDRWVRVKGERVEDQGQPKIRGISRDITAVKEREQRLQVMTRALRHNLKNKLNVIGGHAALLRDELDSLEVPVTLDDGGRDILDSIRDATVETENLHSEIRLLQGLMADFSRLSVADAKASANKINAVTEDLVALAETVRDFDNAINLDGPARTVELGPLLTALTTDYSARYPGAEIDVDVADVSVTGDPEALRLILEVPLENALKHSDQVEPTVSVALFESTAGQVTVRIEDGGPGLPETERALLNGADETQTSHSSGLGLWTMQWLTRRLGGTVSVTDNDSDGTVVELTFPAPTDDRVPSVNGR, from the coding sequence ATGAGTGATCCCGTCCCGTCCGAACGGATTCTACAGGGAGTGGTGGACAGTATTTCCGACAGCGGCGTTCTGCTGGATTCCCGTGGCAGAGTTCTCGACGTCCTCCAGAACGACCGCACCGCCGACTTGTTTGGCAGGCCCCCGAACGAATTCGTCGGTGACACGCTCCGGGACGTACTCCCGGCTCCCCACGCCGACCAGTTCCACGCGACTATCCACGACGCACTCGAAAGTGGTGACCCACGGACGCTCGACCGTCCGATGGACGTCGACAGGGGGGAGAGACGTCTCGGGGGGCGAGTGGTCCCGGTCGGCGACAACGAACCGGAGCACGTGCTGTGGTTGGTCGAGGACGCTTCGCAGCGAACCCAGCAACCGCGGGAGGGAAAGCTACTCGACCGCATTTTCGATGTCAGCCCCATCGGACTCGTGGTCGTCGACCCGTCCGGAGACATCTCGCGGGCAAACGAGCGCGCCGAACGTATTCTCGGACTGGAACGGGACGAAATCACCGAACGGACGTACGACCAGGCGGAGTGGAACGTCACATACGACGACGGAACGCCCATTCCCGACGACGACCACCCCGTGGCACGGGTTTTAGAAACCGGGGAGTCCGTGCTCGGATTCGAGCATTGGATCGAGCTTCCCGATGGAACGAAACGGTGGCTGTCGAGTCACGCCGCCCCGATTTTGGACGGCGACGGGAACGTCGAACGAGTCGTCGTCGGGATCGACGACATCACCCGATTGAAAGCGCGGAAAGAGCAGCTAGAGTGGCTGATAAAAAACGAGGAACTCGCGAATCTCGGCGGGTGGGAACTCGACCTCGAGACGGGGACGATCCAGGGGATGGCGGGAATGAACCGACTCCACGGCGACGACGAGTACCACATGCCGGTAGACGATGTCGTCGACCTGTACCACCCCGACGACTGTGAGCAAGTCCGGGACGCGATCACTACCTGCCGTGAGGACGGCGTGCCGTTCGAACTCGAGGTTCGACGACGGACAGCCGACGGATACGACCGATGGGTTCGGGTGAAAGGGGAACGGGTCGAAGACCAGGGCCAACCGAAAATACGTGGTATTAGCCGGGACATCACGGCCGTCAAGGAACGCGAACAGCGGCTGCAGGTGATGACTCGGGCGTTGCGACACAACCTCAAAAACAAGCTGAACGTCATCGGTGGCCACGCCGCTCTACTGAGAGACGAACTGGATTCGCTCGAGGTTCCAGTCACCCTCGACGACGGTGGGCGAGACATCCTGGATTCCATCAGAGATGCCACGGTGGAGACGGAAAACCTCCACTCGGAAATTCGCCTGTTGCAAGGGTTGATGGCCGACTTCTCACGGCTTTCCGTCGCGGACGCGAAAGCGAGTGCGAATAAAATCAACGCTGTCACCGAGGACCTCGTTGCGCTGGCCGAGACGGTTCGGGACTTCGATAACGCCATCAACTTGGACGGTCCGGCCCGTACGGTCGAGCTTGGACCACTGCTGACGGCACTCACGACCGACTATTCGGCGCGCTATCCCGGTGCTGAAATCGACGTGGACGTCGCCGACGTGAGCGTTACGGGGGATCCGGAGGCCCTTCGCCTCATTCTCGAGGTTCCGCTCGAAAACGCCCTGAAACACAGCGACCAGGTCGAACCGACCGTTTCCGTGGCTCTCTTCGAGTCGACTGCCGGCCAAGTCACGGTTCGCATCGAGGACGGAGGCCCCGGGCTACCGGAAACCGAGAGAGCGTTGTTGAACGGAGCGGACGAAACGCAGACCAGTCACAGTTCCGGGCTCGGACTGTGGACGATGCAGTGGCTCACTCGACGCCTCGGAGGGACGGTGTCGGTGACGGACAACGACTCCGACGGCACGGTGGTAGAGCTGACGTTTCCGGCACCCACCGACGATCGTGTCCCTTCGGTGAACGGTCGCTGA
- the smc gene encoding chromosome segregation protein SMC: MHISELVLDDFKSFGRKTRIPFYEDFTVITGPNGSGKSNIIDGVLFALGLARTRGIRAEKLTDLIYNPGHEDGGDRSGPREASVTVVLDNADGTLDRSQVVNAAGTEDVGDVDEIAVKRRVKETEDNYYSYYYLNGRSVNLSDIRDLLAQAGVTPEGYNVVMQGDVTEIINMSAGQRRTIIDEIAGVAEFDAKKEDAYEELDVVEERIDEADLRIEEKEARLDQLEDERETALEYQSLREEKAEYEGYLKAAELEEKRAALERTGKRIEAKAQELADRQGTLDGKAAAVDELEDELDALTREIERKGEDEQLRIKGEIEEIKGEIGRLEATIENQEEKIEAAEAERREAFVALDGKTEELDDLHDEIRSIKVEKASVKGDIEEKEAELADVEAEIESVDTEFDELKEELAERKAALEDTKTARNDAQREKDRLLDEARRRSNRISEAQAELEAAHDRVPNLKAELSDLHGELDRAEKNHEKIEAAIADLREEKAALSDQLDDIEDDLRAKQNEYAELEARASRDGDDSWPRAVTTVLNAGIDGVHGAVGQLGSVDAEYATACETAAGGRLANVVVDDDGVGSACIDYLKSRNAGRATFLPITEMDRRGLPSKPTHPGVVDFARDLVDYDDRYAGVFSYVLGSTLVVEDMETARQFMGDYRMVTLDGDLVEKSGAMTGGSGGGSRYSFTKGGKGRLERLAEEISSLEDDRRRVREEIRNVESRLDDARDRKSDAADRVRDLEADIEDVRAEVEAASTEISELEDELDDLRSERDEVDAEMADLEDRIVALDDDVEGIETEIGALEDELADSRVPELTTRKEAIEDEIDELNGRMDDLDARLNETQVAVEYAEEAVDDLESTIEAAKARKAEAEERIEAVEADIADHEATLEEKRAAIEDLEDELADLKAERRDLQADLREARAERDEARERVAEVESRIEELEGESERLEWEIDELEDEVGDYDPDAIPDHDEVEATVERLETEMGALEPVNMLAIEEYDEVEAALDDLQERRDTLVDERDAIAERIEGYEAKKKETFMEAFDAIDAHFRDIFERLSAGTGELHLENEADPFDGGLTMKAEPGDKPIQRLDAMSGGEKSLTALAFIFAIQRHNPAPFYALDEVDAFLDAANAERVGEMVDDLAGDAQFVVVSHRSALLDRSERAIGVTMQGDNVSAVTGIRLDGEREVPADD, from the coding sequence ATGCACATCTCAGAGCTGGTACTCGACGATTTCAAGAGCTTCGGCCGGAAGACGCGTATCCCGTTCTACGAGGATTTCACCGTCATCACCGGCCCGAACGGCTCCGGTAAGAGCAACATCATCGACGGGGTTCTCTTCGCCCTCGGTCTCGCGCGCACCCGCGGCATCCGCGCGGAGAAACTGACGGACCTCATCTACAACCCCGGTCACGAGGACGGCGGCGACCGATCCGGTCCCCGCGAGGCGAGCGTCACCGTCGTCCTCGACAACGCCGACGGCACGCTCGACCGCTCGCAGGTGGTCAACGCCGCCGGCACCGAGGACGTGGGCGACGTGGACGAAATCGCCGTCAAGCGCCGGGTCAAGGAGACCGAGGACAACTACTACTCCTACTACTACCTCAACGGCCGGTCGGTCAACCTCTCGGACATCCGCGACCTGCTCGCGCAGGCGGGCGTGACGCCCGAGGGGTACAACGTCGTCATGCAGGGCGACGTGACCGAGATCATCAACATGTCGGCCGGACAGCGGCGGACGATCATCGACGAAATCGCGGGCGTCGCGGAGTTCGACGCGAAAAAAGAGGACGCCTACGAGGAACTGGACGTCGTCGAGGAACGCATCGACGAGGCCGACCTCCGCATCGAGGAGAAAGAAGCGCGCCTCGACCAGCTGGAAGACGAACGCGAGACGGCCCTGGAGTACCAGTCGCTCCGCGAGGAGAAAGCGGAGTACGAGGGCTATCTGAAGGCAGCCGAGTTGGAAGAGAAGCGGGCGGCGCTGGAGCGGACGGGCAAGCGTATCGAGGCGAAGGCACAGGAACTCGCCGACCGGCAAGGGACCCTCGACGGGAAAGCCGCTGCCGTCGACGAACTGGAGGACGAACTCGACGCGCTCACCCGCGAAATCGAGCGGAAAGGCGAGGACGAGCAGCTGCGGATCAAAGGCGAAATCGAGGAGATCAAAGGTGAGATCGGTCGGCTGGAGGCGACCATCGAGAACCAGGAGGAGAAAATCGAGGCCGCCGAGGCGGAGCGCCGCGAGGCCTTCGTCGCCCTCGACGGGAAGACCGAGGAACTCGACGACCTGCACGACGAGATCCGGTCGATCAAAGTCGAGAAGGCGTCGGTCAAAGGCGACATCGAGGAGAAGGAGGCGGAACTCGCCGACGTCGAGGCGGAGATCGAGAGCGTCGACACCGAGTTCGACGAACTGAAGGAGGAACTCGCCGAGCGCAAAGCGGCGCTGGAGGACACAAAGACTGCGCGCAACGACGCCCAACGCGAGAAGGACCGCCTGCTCGACGAGGCGCGCCGACGTTCGAACCGGATCAGCGAGGCCCAAGCGGAGCTGGAGGCGGCCCACGACCGGGTGCCGAACCTGAAAGCCGAGCTGTCGGACCTCCACGGCGAACTCGACCGGGCCGAGAAGAATCACGAAAAGATCGAAGCCGCCATCGCGGACCTACGGGAGGAGAAAGCGGCGCTGAGCGACCAACTCGACGACATCGAGGACGACCTCCGTGCGAAGCAGAACGAGTACGCGGAGCTGGAGGCCCGTGCCAGCCGCGACGGCGACGACTCGTGGCCCCGCGCCGTCACCACCGTCCTCAACGCCGGCATCGACGGCGTTCACGGTGCCGTCGGCCAACTCGGGAGCGTCGACGCCGAGTACGCCACCGCCTGCGAGACGGCGGCCGGCGGCCGATTGGCGAACGTCGTCGTCGACGACGACGGCGTCGGCTCGGCCTGTATCGACTATCTCAAATCCCGGAACGCGGGGCGGGCGACATTCCTCCCGATCACGGAGATGGACCGCCGCGGGCTGCCCTCGAAACCCACGCACCCGGGCGTCGTCGACTTCGCGCGGGACCTCGTCGACTACGACGACCGCTACGCCGGCGTCTTCTCGTACGTCCTCGGCTCGACGCTCGTCGTCGAGGACATGGAGACGGCGCGGCAGTTCATGGGCGACTACCGGATGGTCACCCTCGACGGCGACTTGGTGGAGAAAAGCGGCGCGATGACCGGCGGCTCCGGCGGCGGGTCCCGCTACTCGTTCACCAAGGGCGGGAAGGGGCGGCTCGAACGCCTCGCGGAGGAAATCAGCTCGCTGGAGGACGACCGTCGTCGCGTCCGCGAGGAGATTCGAAACGTGGAGTCGCGACTGGACGACGCCCGCGACCGCAAGAGCGACGCGGCCGACCGTGTCCGCGACCTCGAAGCCGACATCGAGGACGTACGGGCGGAGGTCGAGGCGGCGTCGACCGAGATCTCCGAGTTGGAAGACGAACTCGACGACCTCCGAAGCGAGCGCGACGAGGTGGACGCGGAGATGGCCGACCTGGAGGATCGGATCGTGGCCCTCGACGACGACGTCGAGGGGATCGAGACCGAGATCGGCGCGCTGGAGGACGAACTCGCCGACTCCCGGGTCCCCGAACTCACGACCCGCAAGGAGGCGATCGAGGACGAGATCGACGAGTTGAACGGTCGGATGGACGACCTCGACGCCCGGCTCAACGAGACACAGGTCGCCGTCGAGTACGCGGAGGAGGCCGTCGACGACCTCGAATCGACGATCGAGGCGGCCAAGGCTCGCAAGGCCGAGGCCGAGGAGCGCATCGAGGCGGTCGAGGCCGACATCGCGGACCACGAGGCGACGCTCGAGGAGAAACGCGCCGCTATCGAGGACTTGGAGGACGAACTCGCGGACCTCAAGGCGGAGCGCCGCGACCTGCAGGCGGACCTGCGCGAGGCGCGGGCGGAGCGGGACGAGGCCCGCGAGCGGGTAGCCGAGGTGGAGTCGCGGATCGAGGAGTTGGAAGGGGAGAGCGAGCGCCTGGAGTGGGAGATCGACGAACTCGAAGACGAGGTCGGCGACTACGACCCCGACGCGATTCCGGACCACGACGAGGTCGAGGCGACCGTCGAGCGTCTCGAAACCGAGATGGGGGCGTTGGAGCCGGTGAACATGCTCGCGATCGAGGAGTACGACGAGGTGGAGGCGGCCCTCGACGACCTGCAGGAACGCCGCGACACCCTCGTCGACGAGCGCGACGCCATCGCGGAGCGCATCGAGGGCTACGAGGCGAAAAAGAAGGAGACGTTCATGGAGGCCTTCGACGCCATCGACGCGCACTTTCGGGACATCTTCGAGCGCCTGTCGGCGGGGACGGGCGAGTTGCACCTGGAAAACGAGGCCGATCCTTTCGACGGTGGGCTGACGATGAAGGCCGAGCCCGGCGACAAGCCGATCCAGCGCCTCGACGCGATGAGCGGCGGCGAGAAGTCGCTGACGGCGCTCGCTTTCATCTTCGCCATCCAGCGGCACAACCCGGCGCCGTTCTACGCGCTGGACGAGGTGGACGCCTTCCTCGACGCCGCGAACGCAGAGCGGGTGGGGGAGATGGTCGACGACTTGGCGGGCGACGCGCAGTTCGTCGTCGTCTCCCACCGGTCCGCCCTGCTGGATCGGTCGGAGCGCGCCATCGGCGTCACGATGCAGGGCGACAACGTGAGCGCGGTGACCGGGATTCGCCTCGATGGGGAGCGGGAGGTGCCCGCGGATGACTGA
- a CDS encoding M48 family metallopeptidase — protein sequence MRHLGLKARMAVVGSILFAFYAVAAVVVMAVFDWPLALVLIGSVAFVGVQYKLGKWMALRSVGAEDLPEERAPDLHRRVESLSRDMGIDKPRLMIASMGVPNAFAVGRKGAGTVVVSQELLRTLDDAEVEGVLAHELAHIRNRDVVMMVLGQGVASIVAIVAQWAVLLTGDNDIADFFLAIVVGQLTQMLVMLFVFAISRYREYVADGDAADAIGTGEPLARALEKISRGAERRESTVDDQAAALCIFGDRGGLASLLSTHPPVEKRIERLRG from the coding sequence ATGCGCCACCTCGGACTCAAAGCCCGGATGGCGGTCGTCGGATCGATCCTGTTCGCGTTCTACGCAGTCGCCGCAGTGGTCGTGATGGCCGTCTTCGACTGGCCGCTCGCGCTCGTCCTGATCGGGAGCGTCGCCTTCGTCGGCGTCCAGTACAAACTCGGCAAGTGGATGGCCCTTCGCAGCGTCGGTGCCGAGGACCTCCCCGAAGAGCGCGCGCCCGACCTGCACCGCCGGGTCGAGTCGCTCTCACGGGACATGGGCATCGACAAACCGCGGCTCATGATCGCGAGCATGGGCGTCCCCAACGCCTTCGCCGTCGGCCGGAAGGGGGCCGGCACCGTCGTCGTCAGCCAGGAACTCCTGCGGACGCTCGACGACGCCGAGGTGGAAGGTGTGTTGGCCCACGAACTCGCACACATCCGTAACCGCGACGTGGTGATGATGGTGCTCGGACAGGGCGTCGCCTCCATCGTCGCCATCGTCGCCCAGTGGGCCGTCCTCCTGACCGGCGACAACGACATCGCCGACTTCTTTCTCGCCATCGTCGTCGGCCAGCTCACTCAGATGCTCGTGATGCTGTTCGTCTTCGCCATCTCCCGGTACCGCGAGTACGTCGCCGACGGCGACGCCGCCGACGCCATCGGGACCGGCGAACCCCTCGCCCGTGCCCTGGAGAAGATCAGCCGGGGCGCCGAACGACGGGAGAGCACGGTGGACGACCAGGCCGCCGCCCTCTGTATCTTCGGCGACCGGGGCGGCCTCGCCAGCCTCCTGTCGACACACCCGCCGGTCGAGAAGCGGATCGAACGCCTGCGCGGGTAG
- a CDS encoding DUF7518 family protein — protein MSNRVDELESQVAELQAAVDGLTEELVETRERLRQLEESDGVDNSRTPERRESTHAHVEHAPEDADADADADADSETDIGAETEEADDDGSDSDGNDIIVA, from the coding sequence ATGAGCAACAGGGTGGACGAGCTCGAATCCCAAGTCGCGGAACTGCAGGCCGCCGTCGACGGCCTCACGGAGGAACTCGTCGAGACGCGAGAACGGCTTCGTCAACTGGAGGAGTCGGACGGCGTCGACAACTCGCGGACGCCCGAGCGACGCGAGTCGACACACGCCCACGTGGAGCACGCGCCCGAGGACGCCGACGCCGATGCCGACGCCGACGCCGACTCCGAAACCGACATCGGGGCCGAGACGGAAGAGGCCGATGACGACGGCTCCGACTCCGACGGGAACGACATCATCGTCGCCTGA